In Limnochordia bacterium, a single window of DNA contains:
- the ytvI gene encoding sporulation integral membrane protein YtvI, with product MHRAQKAVALIFAIAFAAVILLKLLFSYVAPFLCGGLLALVIDPAVGRLEQRGFSRGTAVGMILAFLGIILALGLVSCLTHLSGELVGLLARLEHYRGFIEEYDQWSLYFEGILKGLPNQVAELLRKQLSNLNLKLQDLAQEVLMSIGGLPHFFFGLVVSLFSAYFLSRDKSIFIRWLFFVVPASWQGYIVQIKGEVLNGVLGYLRAQLVIFIVSTTLSVTGLLLVGINYAWVLGILTGVLDLLPVVGPGVVYLPLIIYYVVRGQLLLGVALGVNLLVIIMVRQFIEPQLFGRCTGTHPLLFAASLYLGLAIFGSVGLFIGPMLLVILRAVCTVILVPNFHM from the coding sequence ATGCACCGGGCACAGAAAGCGGTTGCCCTCATTTTCGCAATTGCCTTTGCGGCGGTTATCTTGCTCAAACTGCTCTTTTCATATGTGGCTCCCTTTTTATGTGGGGGCCTTCTTGCTCTTGTCATAGATCCAGCGGTGGGACGACTGGAACAGCGAGGGTTCTCCCGGGGTACGGCGGTGGGGATGATTCTGGCTTTCCTTGGCATTATCTTGGCTTTGGGTTTAGTCAGCTGTCTTACTCATTTGTCCGGGGAGTTAGTAGGACTTTTGGCTCGTCTTGAACACTACCGGGGCTTCATTGAGGAATATGATCAGTGGAGTCTCTATTTCGAAGGGATCTTGAAAGGACTACCCAACCAAGTTGCAGAATTACTAAGGAAACAGTTATCTAACCTGAACCTGAAATTGCAGGACCTTGCCCAAGAGGTGTTGATGTCTATTGGCGGTTTACCCCACTTCTTTTTCGGGTTAGTAGTATCGCTCTTTAGTGCTTATTTCCTAAGCAGAGATAAGAGCATTTTTATCAGGTGGCTATTCTTTGTGGTGCCTGCAAGTTGGCAAGGCTATATTGTCCAGATTAAGGGTGAGGTCCTCAATGGCGTACTGGGATATCTTAGGGCGCAACTTGTTATTTTTATCGTATCTACTACTTTGAGCGTGACGGGACTACTCCTGGTTGGTATTAACTACGCTTGGGTTTTGGGAATACTAACCGGGGTGTTGGATCTCCTGCCGGTCGTGGGACCAGGAGTTGTCTATTTGCCCTTAATCATTTATTATGTAGTGCGGGGGCAGCTATTACTTGGTGTTGCCTTGGGTGTTAATCTGCTGGTGATTATCATGGTGCGACAGTTTATTGAGCCCCAGCTATTTGGTCGTTGTACCGGTACGCACCCACTGTTGTTTGCAGCCTCCTTGTACTTAGGGTTGGCTATTTTTGGTTCCGTGGGCTTATTCATTGGTCCTATGCTACTAGTGATCCTAAGGGCGGTCTGTACAGTAATTTTAGTTCCCAATTTCCACATGTGA
- a CDS encoding phosphatidate cytidylyltransferase produces the protein MGKLGEGQLLKRTLTAVVGVPLLLGVYYAGGWALFGLLTLLIIVSAGELWRMFFHLSSSPSRADLIIGGLSLLLAAYISTKYQYAVSGAVVTALFFFFAVKELVTRSKLGTERVALALLGSVYVGLYSYLWLLREMEPNGRRFLFMVVLIIWAQDIGAYFIGIALGKHSLAPSISPKKTIEGALGGLACGVVVGGLLGLVWGMASKGLLLGVAAGIAGQIGDLVESALKRGAGLKDSGSILPGHGGLLDRFDSLMFAAPIAYLLLTVLSG, from the coding sequence ATGGGTAAGCTTGGCGAGGGACAGCTTCTGAAGCGAACTCTAACAGCTGTCGTTGGTGTGCCGTTATTACTAGGAGTTTACTATGCAGGTGGATGGGCCTTGTTTGGCCTGTTAACCTTACTTATTATTGTGTCGGCAGGTGAACTGTGGAGGATGTTTTTCCATCTAAGTTCTTCACCTAGTCGAGCCGATCTGATCATTGGAGGCCTAAGCCTACTATTGGCCGCATATATTAGTACCAAATACCAATATGCCGTCAGTGGCGCGGTGGTTACGGCACTTTTTTTCTTTTTTGCGGTCAAAGAACTGGTAACTCGCTCCAAACTAGGCACAGAGCGGGTGGCATTGGCTCTTTTAGGCAGTGTCTACGTTGGTCTTTACTCCTACCTGTGGTTGCTTCGCGAGATGGAGCCCAATGGTCGTCGCTTCTTGTTTATGGTGGTTCTGATCATCTGGGCCCAGGATATCGGGGCGTACTTTATCGGTATTGCACTTGGAAAGCATTCCCTGGCCCCATCTATTAGCCCTAAGAAAACCATTGAAGGTGCCTTGGGTGGATTGGCGTGTGGGGTAGTTGTAGGGGGATTGCTTGGTCTAGTATGGGGTATGGCCTCAAAAGGTTTACTTCTTGGCGTTGCTGCTGGTATAGCGGGACAGATAGGGGACTTGGTAGAGTCTGCGTTGAAGAGGGGAGCGGGCCTAAAGGACTCAGGTTCCATCCTCCCCGGACACGGAGGGCTTTTGGATCGGTTCGATAGTCTGATGTTTGCCGCACCTATCGCATACTTGCTTTTGACGGTGCTGTCGGGGTGA
- a CDS encoding isoprenyl transferase, with protein sequence MRSLWNKLVDLVKWKKPDNIPHHVAVIMDGNGRWAISRGFARTEGHRMGVKSLRQLVEAAGEIGIKYLSVYAFSTENWARPQEEVDFLMELLKEAMDEYLPELIENNVRVKVIGRKEGLDQSILDSFHNAETETVRNDGLYLNIAFNYGGRAELVDAVSSIVRKVMAGEITPEDIDEDLLSQHLYLQDQPPPDLLIRTGGEYRISNFLLWHIAYTELYVTKIQWPEFGRRELCQAVDAYSRRKRRFGQI encoded by the coding sequence ATGAGGTCATTGTGGAATAAGCTGGTTGATCTGGTCAAATGGAAGAAACCCGATAACATACCACATCATGTGGCTGTAATCATGGATGGCAACGGGAGATGGGCCATCAGCCGAGGTTTTGCCCGTACCGAAGGGCATCGGATGGGGGTAAAGTCCCTGCGCCAACTGGTGGAGGCTGCAGGGGAGATCGGGATTAAGTACTTAAGCGTGTATGCCTTCTCTACTGAGAACTGGGCTCGCCCCCAGGAGGAAGTAGATTTCCTTATGGAGCTCTTAAAGGAAGCGATGGATGAATACCTACCTGAGTTAATCGAGAACAATGTTCGGGTTAAGGTTATCGGACGTAAAGAAGGACTAGACCAATCAATCCTTGATTCCTTTCACAATGCTGAGACGGAAACCGTCCGGAATGATGGACTATACTTGAACATAGCCTTTAACTACGGCGGTCGGGCAGAGCTTGTGGATGCGGTTTCCAGTATAGTCCGAAAGGTGATGGCCGGGGAGATTACACCTGAGGATATAGACGAGGATCTTCTTTCCCAACATCTTTATCTACAAGATCAACCCCCTCCTGATCTTCTGATTAGAACCGGAGGGGAATACAGAATCAGCAATTTTCTTCTCTGGCATATTGCCTATACAGAGCTGTATGTTACTAAGATCCAGTGGCCTGAATTTGGTCGTCGGGAGCTATGCCAGGCTGTAGATGCATACAGCAGACGTAAAAGACGCTTCGGACAGATCTAG
- the frr gene encoding ribosome recycling factor, protein MDSILSETREKMDGVIEALKREFASVRTGRANPSLLDRMMVDYYDVPTPLRQIANVSAPEPQLLVVQPYDKTSISGIEKAILKSDLGLVPSSDGNVIRLAIPPLTEERRKDLAKLVAKEAEDKRVAVRHIRRDANSQIKAAEKDGDLPEDESRKMQDDVQKLTDEYIEKVDELLSKKQQELMEV, encoded by the coding sequence ATGGATAGTATACTTAGCGAAACAAGGGAAAAGATGGATGGTGTCATTGAGGCATTAAAAAGAGAGTTTGCCTCAGTAAGAACGGGACGGGCAAACCCGAGCCTGCTTGACAGGATGATGGTTGATTACTATGATGTGCCGACACCGCTACGGCAAATTGCTAACGTATCGGCACCGGAACCACAGTTGCTTGTAGTTCAACCATACGACAAAACCTCTATATCTGGTATTGAGAAGGCGATTCTCAAATCGGATCTAGGCCTAGTTCCTTCTAGCGACGGGAACGTAATTCGTCTAGCTATTCCACCCTTGACTGAGGAACGGCGAAAGGATTTGGCTAAGCTGGTGGCCAAAGAGGCTGAAGACAAAAGGGTTGCGGTCCGCCACATTCGTCGAGACGCCAATTCCCAAATCAAGGCTGCGGAAAAAGACGGGGATCTTCCGGAAGATGAGAGCCGGAAAATGCAGGATGATGTACAGAAGTTGACCGATGAGTACATTGAGAAAGTAGATGAACTCCTCAGCAAGAAACAACAGGAGCTGATGGAAGTCTGA
- the pyrH gene encoding UMP kinase: protein MGEPVYHRILLKLSGEAMAGASDSGLDLDVVGFIAKEIVKVVQLGVEIAVVVGGGNIWRGAPASARGMDRVTADYMGMLGTVINALALQDALENLGIETRVQTAIEMREVAEPYIRRRAIRHLEKGRVVIFASGTGNPYFSTDTTAALRAAEIEAEILLMAKKGVDGVYDSDPRHNSKAVLLTELRHMDVLQRGLKVMDSTATSLCMDNNIPIMVFNFSVADNIIRAILGERIGTLVGGKVNG from the coding sequence ATGGGAGAGCCAGTCTATCATCGTATCCTGCTAAAGCTCAGCGGAGAGGCGATGGCAGGTGCTTCCGATAGCGGCCTGGACCTGGACGTCGTCGGGTTTATTGCCAAGGAGATTGTTAAGGTCGTGCAGTTAGGTGTTGAGATCGCGGTGGTGGTTGGAGGCGGGAATATCTGGCGTGGTGCTCCTGCTTCTGCCCGGGGGATGGACCGAGTGACTGCCGATTACATGGGCATGTTGGGTACTGTGATCAATGCATTGGCATTGCAGGATGCGTTGGAGAACCTTGGTATTGAGACTAGGGTGCAAACAGCAATTGAGATGCGTGAAGTAGCGGAACCATACATACGCCGTCGGGCAATCCGTCATTTGGAAAAAGGTCGAGTTGTCATTTTCGCATCGGGAACTGGCAATCCCTATTTTTCAACGGATACTACAGCGGCCCTGCGGGCGGCGGAGATTGAAGCAGAGATCCTTCTAATGGCCAAGAAGGGTGTGGACGGGGTCTATGATTCGGATCCACGGCATAATTCCAAAGCGGTTCTCCTTACGGAACTCAGGCATATGGATGTGCTGCAACGGGGCCTTAAAGTGATGGATTCAACGGCTACGTCCCTATGTATGGATAATAACATCCCAATTATGGTTTTCAATTTTAGTGTTGCGGACAACATAATTCGTGCCATTCTTGGAGAAAGGATTGGTACACTGGTGGGGGGGAAGGTGAATGGATAG
- the tsf gene encoding translation elongation factor Ts codes for MQVTAQLVKELREKTGAGMMDCKKALVSTEGDMDKAIQILREKGLADAAKKSGRIAAEGVVDAYIHMGGRIGVLIEVNCETDFVAKTDDFKEFVKNMAMQVAASNPLYVSRDEVPTDLLDKEREIYRNAALNEGKPEKIVERIVEGRVEKYYKEVCLLEQPFIKDPDVSVEQVQKALVAKLGENIAVRRFVRWERGEGLEKRECDLAAEVQAQIEGK; via the coding sequence ATGCAAGTTACAGCTCAATTGGTAAAGGAACTTCGGGAGAAAACAGGAGCCGGTATGATGGATTGCAAGAAGGCCCTGGTATCAACTGAGGGTGATATGGACAAGGCTATCCAGATTCTAAGGGAAAAGGGCCTTGCCGATGCTGCGAAGAAGTCAGGGCGGATCGCAGCAGAAGGTGTTGTGGATGCATATATTCATATGGGCGGTCGTATTGGCGTGTTGATCGAGGTTAACTGCGAGACGGATTTTGTTGCGAAGACAGACGACTTCAAGGAGTTCGTCAAGAACATGGCCATGCAAGTTGCTGCATCTAATCCCCTTTATGTTAGCAGAGACGAAGTGCCAACGGACCTACTGGATAAGGAGCGGGAGATCTATAGGAATGCGGCGCTAAATGAAGGCAAACCGGAGAAAATCGTGGAAAGAATTGTAGAAGGTAGAGTGGAGAAGTACTATAAGGAAGTCTGCCTACTGGAACAGCCCTTCATTAAAGATCCTGACGTTTCCGTGGAGCAGGTGCAGAAGGCACTGGTAGCCAAACTAGGTGAGAATATTGCAGTGCGTCGTTTCGTCCGCTGGGAGCGGGGCGAAGGTCTCGAAAAGCGGGAGTGTGATTTGGCTGCAGAAGTTCAGGCACAAATAGAAGGAAAATAA
- the rpsB gene encoding 30S ribosomal protein S2 gives MAIVGMKQLLEAGVHFGHQTRRWNPKMKDYIFTERNGIYIIDLQKTVRKIDEAHNFIKDTVTDGGSVLFVGTKKQAQQTVEEEAARCGMFYVNERWLGGMLTNFQTIRSRIEYMKKLERMEEDGSFEVRPKKEVLQLVKERTRLHRFLKGIRDMDELPDAIFVIDPRKERIAVAEARKLGIPVVGIVDTNCDPDEVDYIIPGNDDAIRAIRLLTSIMADAVLEGKEGFQDAQLEEEQASPEPEVEVVEVTEDMFKEKDVAAQGE, from the coding sequence ATGGCTATAGTTGGCATGAAACAGCTATTAGAAGCCGGCGTTCACTTCGGTCACCAAACTAGGCGATGGAATCCCAAAATGAAGGATTATATCTTTACTGAGCGAAATGGGATTTACATCATTGATCTGCAGAAGACTGTAAGGAAAATTGACGAAGCCCATAATTTCATCAAGGATACAGTAACAGATGGTGGGTCTGTGCTTTTTGTGGGAACGAAAAAGCAGGCTCAGCAGACGGTTGAAGAGGAAGCTGCCCGTTGCGGCATGTTTTACGTCAACGAACGATGGTTAGGTGGTATGCTGACCAACTTCCAGACGATCCGCAGTCGGATTGAATATATGAAGAAGCTGGAGAGAATGGAAGAGGACGGTTCCTTTGAAGTTCGGCCTAAGAAGGAAGTCTTGCAGCTAGTTAAGGAACGGACTAGGCTACATCGGTTCCTCAAAGGGATTCGAGACATGGATGAACTGCCAGACGCAATTTTTGTGATTGATCCGCGGAAAGAACGGATTGCTGTTGCCGAGGCGCGTAAATTGGGAATTCCTGTGGTGGGAATTGTGGATACTAACTGTGATCCCGATGAAGTGGATTATATAATTCCCGGTAACGATGATGCGATTAGGGCCATCAGGCTATTGACCAGCATCATGGCCGATGCAGTGCTCGAAGGAAAAGAAGGCTTCCAAGATGCTCAGCTTGAAGAAGAACAGGCCAGCCCGGAGCCGGAGGTTGAGGTTGTGGAAGTCACCGAGGATATGTTCAAGGAAAAGGATGTAGCGGCCCAAGGGGAGTAA
- a CDS encoding SEC-C domain-containing protein has protein sequence MLAYGVITGKDSDVVLAGAEFSDIDSLVLIVDHYCLNPLCSCEDAVLEFLAHEESLRRLFLVSVDLKTWAVTKKEVNGVTTRVYNKILQEFTSGILPDVKDDILERRQKARQYGRENPAEFIPVQTIADQGTIGYAELHPEANPVIFRMGDTEYLVDDQYCSDPKCPCESVVLSFIDLKRRRPSLAINMKLNPRGRYDYEILDCSMPHRQVAAFVDSFMREKGSHFPEFKRRYDELNAIGAEVLRKNRVQPPRRKTKVGRNDPCICGSGKKYKHCCGK, from the coding sequence ATGTTAGCGTATGGAGTCATCACAGGGAAGGACTCAGATGTAGTACTCGCAGGTGCAGAGTTTTCCGATATAGATTCACTGGTGCTCATCGTTGATCACTATTGCCTTAATCCGTTGTGTTCCTGCGAAGATGCGGTGCTTGAATTCCTAGCACATGAGGAAAGTCTGCGAAGACTATTCTTAGTCTCTGTTGATCTCAAGACGTGGGCAGTTACCAAGAAAGAAGTAAATGGCGTTACTACTCGTGTATACAACAAGATCCTCCAAGAGTTCACTTCGGGTATTCTCCCGGATGTAAAGGATGACATTCTGGAAAGACGGCAGAAAGCGCGGCAATACGGACGCGAAAACCCCGCCGAGTTTATCCCGGTTCAGACGATTGCTGATCAGGGCACTATTGGCTATGCGGAATTACACCCTGAAGCCAACCCCGTTATATTTCGTATGGGGGATACGGAGTACTTGGTGGACGATCAATACTGTTCCGATCCAAAATGTCCATGCGAGTCCGTGGTTCTTAGTTTTATAGACCTTAAGCGTCGGAGACCCTCCCTTGCGATCAATATGAAGTTGAATCCCAGAGGACGATACGACTATGAGATTCTTGATTGCTCCATGCCGCACAGGCAAGTGGCTGCCTTTGTTGATAGCTTTATGAGGGAGAAAGGGAGTCACTTCCCTGAGTTCAAACGCCGATACGATGAGCTTAACGCCATTGGTGCCGAGGTTCTGAGGAAAAACCGAGTTCAGCCACCGCGAAGAAAGACGAAAGTAGGGCGTAACGATCCTTGTATTTGTGGGAGTGGTAAGAAATATAAGCACTGTTGTGGTAAATAG
- a CDS encoding ECF transporter S component, translating into MEVCKVKRDSIHQMVTLAMLAAVSVVLMYLVRFPLFAAAPFLEYDMADVPILIGTFLFGPWSGLLLTIVVSILQGVTVSAGSGWIGILMHIVATGTFVVVAGLMYQARRTRINAIFALICGSLAMTLMMIPLNLIFTVYFMGVPRETVVSMLVPIIIPFNLIKAVINSGVTFAVYKPISRSVARLTSLELPEVSTDRKM; encoded by the coding sequence ATGGAGGTTTGCAAGGTGAAAAGAGATTCTATTCATCAAATGGTAACATTGGCCATGTTGGCCGCAGTGTCTGTTGTACTCATGTATTTAGTCCGCTTCCCACTCTTTGCTGCAGCACCATTCCTAGAATACGATATGGCTGATGTGCCAATCTTAATCGGGACTTTTCTGTTTGGTCCTTGGAGTGGCTTGCTTTTGACTATCGTTGTGTCGATCCTGCAAGGCGTGACTGTCTCAGCAGGAAGTGGTTGGATTGGTATTCTCATGCACATTGTGGCCACCGGTACCTTCGTCGTGGTGGCTGGGCTAATGTACCAGGCCCGGCGGACCCGGATTAACGCGATCTTTGCCCTAATCTGTGGTTCACTGGCCATGACTTTGATGATGATCCCATTGAACTTGATCTTTACAGTATATTTCATGGGCGTTCCTCGGGAAACGGTGGTCTCCATGTTGGTGCCCATCATTATCCCCTTTAACTTAATCAAGGCTGTTATTAACTCCGGCGTTACCTTTGCCGTATACAAGCCGATTTCCCGCAGTGTGGCTCGGCTGACCTCCTTGGAGCTACCTGAGGTTAGCACGGACCGGAAAATGTAA
- the hslU gene encoding ATP-dependent protease ATPase subunit HslU, protein MEFTPKEIVAELDKYIIGQESAKRAVAVALRNRYRRLKLPDELAEEVVPKNILMIGPTGVGKTEIARRLSRLANAPFIKVEATKFTEVGYVGRDVESMIRDLLRIGISMVETEKMVQVEEKARVLAEERLLDLLAPLPRSRKAKGPFDAFLQLSGQRESLSENEEQEPHKREQIVQFRQEMEDALKKGELEEQLVELETEDRALPVFEIFTESGVEELGVNFQDVLGDMMPKKKVKKTLPVKKARQLLIQEEARKLLDHDEVVAEAIHRVETSGIVFLDEIDKIAQAGSTHGPDVSREGVQRDILPVVEGSTVMTKYGPVKTDHILFIAAGAFHTAKPSDLIPELQGRFPIRVELSSLTEADFIRILTEPQNALLKQYQALLATEGVTVDFTEEAIKEISSIARLVNEGTEDIGARRLHTIMEKLLEELSFAAPDLSGQTIGITKEYVVDKLGSIVADQDLSRYVL, encoded by the coding sequence ATGGAATTTACTCCTAAGGAGATTGTTGCCGAACTAGATAAGTATATCATCGGCCAGGAAAGTGCAAAACGGGCTGTAGCAGTTGCCCTGCGCAACCGGTACCGCCGCCTGAAGCTACCCGATGAATTGGCTGAGGAAGTGGTACCAAAGAACATCCTCATGATAGGTCCAACCGGTGTTGGTAAGACCGAGATCGCCCGGCGCCTATCTCGCCTTGCCAATGCGCCATTTATTAAAGTGGAAGCCACCAAGTTTACCGAAGTTGGCTATGTAGGTCGGGACGTGGAGTCTATGATTAGGGACCTCCTGCGGATAGGCATTAGTATGGTAGAGACGGAGAAAATGGTCCAGGTGGAGGAAAAAGCCAGGGTCTTAGCCGAGGAACGGCTTTTGGATTTACTAGCTCCGTTGCCAAGGAGCAGGAAGGCCAAGGGCCCGTTTGATGCATTCTTGCAGTTATCCGGTCAACGGGAGAGCTTATCTGAGAATGAAGAGCAAGAGCCGCACAAAAGGGAGCAGATTGTTCAGTTTCGCCAGGAGATGGAAGATGCCTTAAAGAAGGGCGAACTGGAAGAACAGCTGGTTGAACTGGAGACCGAAGATCGGGCCCTGCCGGTTTTTGAGATTTTTACCGAATCCGGTGTGGAGGAACTAGGTGTAAACTTTCAGGATGTGCTCGGGGATATGATGCCCAAGAAAAAGGTTAAGAAGACACTACCGGTGAAAAAGGCTCGTCAGCTACTGATCCAGGAGGAAGCCCGCAAACTGCTGGATCATGATGAAGTTGTTGCTGAAGCGATTCATCGAGTGGAGACCTCAGGCATTGTATTCCTGGATGAGATCGACAAAATTGCCCAGGCGGGTTCAACCCACGGTCCAGATGTCTCAAGAGAAGGGGTCCAGCGGGATATTCTCCCTGTGGTGGAGGGCTCCACGGTGATGACCAAATACGGCCCGGTAAAGACGGACCATATCCTGTTTATTGCTGCAGGCGCCTTTCATACAGCAAAGCCTTCTGACTTGATCCCTGAGTTGCAGGGGCGTTTTCCCATTCGGGTAGAGCTATCTAGTCTAACTGAAGCCGATTTCATCCGCATCCTCACAGAACCCCAAAACGCGTTGCTCAAGCAGTATCAAGCGCTGCTAGCCACAGAAGGTGTCACGGTGGATTTCACCGAGGAGGCCATCAAGGAGATATCATCCATTGCCAGACTAGTAAACGAGGGAACTGAGGATATTGGTGCTCGCAGGTTGCATACAATTATGGAGAAACTCCTAGAGGAACTCTCCTTTGCTGCTCCAGATCTTAGTGGGCAAACAATAGGGATCACCAAAGAGTATGTCGTGGACAAATTAGGTAGTATTGTTGCAGATCAGGACCTGAGTCGTTACGTATTGTAA
- the hslV gene encoding ATP-dependent protease subunit HslV has product MTTFHSTTIVAVRRGDSAAIAGDGQVTFGEKTIMKHKAKKVRRLYQGKVLAGFAGTAADAFTLFDKFEGKLEQYHGNLTRAAVELAKEWRTDRMLRQLEALLVVMDQEHLLVISGTGEIIEPDDDFIGIGSGGSYAQAACQALFLHTDLSAAEIAKEAIRIAAGICVYTNENITVEELLGGA; this is encoded by the coding sequence ATGACTACTTTCCATAGCACCACTATTGTGGCGGTGAGAAGAGGAGACTCCGCCGCTATTGCCGGAGATGGTCAGGTTACTTTCGGCGAGAAGACGATTATGAAGCACAAGGCCAAAAAGGTGCGTCGTCTTTACCAAGGGAAAGTGCTAGCTGGTTTTGCCGGAACTGCCGCTGATGCCTTCACCCTCTTCGATAAGTTCGAAGGAAAACTGGAGCAGTATCACGGCAACTTAACCCGTGCCGCGGTGGAACTGGCCAAGGAATGGCGGACGGATCGCATGCTCCGTCAGCTGGAAGCTCTCCTGGTTGTAATGGATCAGGAGCACCTGCTTGTCATTTCAGGAACCGGTGAGATTATTGAGCCCGACGATGACTTTATTGGCATTGGGTCCGGAGGATCCTATGCCCAGGCGGCTTGTCAGGCTTTGTTCTTGCATACGGATCTTAGTGCTGCAGAGATTGCCAAGGAGGCTATTCGGATCGCGGCAGGTATTTGCGTGTACACAAACGAGAATATTACAGTGGAAGAATTATTAGGAGGCGCGTAA
- a CDS encoding tyrosine recombinase, producing the protein MDGYIDEFIVYLQAERNYSEHTVVAYARDVVDFHEFCISWFGEDCVDIKKIDQDLIRWYLASLWRRDLTKTTIGRKLAAVRAFFNYLYTRGIIAENPALHIARPKTERPLPTVLKGGEIQLLMESCDDTTLGQRNRAILELFYGAGIRLSELASLRLPHLDLSTKQLRVYGKGRKQRIALFGEEAARALERYINDARKCLLTKSTKQTNILFLNYRGGSLSTRGIQKIIKKHAETAIARNDVSPHTLRHSFATHLLIGGCDLRCVQELLGHEKLSTTQIYTRVDKTHLKAVHNMAHPRS; encoded by the coding sequence GTGGATGGCTACATCGATGAGTTCATAGTATATCTACAGGCTGAGCGCAATTATAGTGAGCATACGGTAGTCGCCTACGCCCGGGATGTTGTGGATTTCCACGAGTTTTGTATCTCCTGGTTTGGTGAGGACTGTGTGGACATTAAGAAGATAGACCAGGATCTCATCCGTTGGTATCTTGCTTCCCTGTGGAGACGGGATCTGACCAAGACCACCATTGGGAGGAAGCTTGCAGCTGTCCGTGCCTTCTTCAACTATCTTTATACCCGGGGTATTATTGCTGAGAATCCCGCCCTGCACATTGCCCGTCCTAAGACCGAACGTCCCTTGCCCACAGTGCTCAAGGGCGGGGAGATTCAACTTTTGATGGAATCCTGTGATGATACTACCCTCGGTCAACGGAACCGGGCTATCCTAGAGCTTTTTTACGGGGCAGGGATTCGCCTAAGCGAACTTGCTTCTTTGCGATTACCACATTTAGATCTCTCCACAAAGCAGCTACGGGTCTATGGTAAAGGCCGGAAACAGCGCATCGCCCTATTTGGTGAGGAAGCTGCTCGCGCCTTAGAACGCTACATTAATGATGCGCGAAAGTGTCTATTGACGAAAAGTACGAAACAGACAAATATCCTTTTCCTTAATTACCGTGGTGGGTCCTTGTCCACCCGGGGCATCCAAAAGATCATAAAAAAACACGCGGAAACAGCCATTGCGCGAAATGATGTCTCTCCCCACACGCTGCGTCATTCCTTTGCGACGCACTTGTTAATTGGCGGGTGCGACTTAAGATGCGTACAGGAGCTCCTTGGACACGAGAAACTGTCAACTACTCAGATCTATACCCGTGTAGATAAGACTCATCTTAAAGCAGTGCATAATATGGCCCATCCGCGAAGCTAA